One genomic window of Sphingomonas hankookensis includes the following:
- a CDS encoding UDP-3-O-(3-hydroxymyristoyl)glucosamine N-acyltransferase, with amino-acid sequence MDMSAKNDVVRALPHARAIRDAAWPAGVIVGDADRVSNSASGLGTLEPKCLSFVSRPLTEAEVASAGSRFDDVTLVCEEAAVEALQTLPNATLIVVANARLAFIRAVERFFAPKRVKAGIHPAAAIDDSAKIDPTAAIGPFCWVGPGCVIGPDCVLGPSVSLIEDIVLGARVVIAGGTVVGADGFGFERNEANILEKFPHLSGVVIEDDVEIGANNTIDRGTLNPTRIGARTKFDDQVHVAHNVVIGTDVAIAAQAMIAGSVKIGNRAWIGPSAMIMNKVTIGADVTVGLGAVVIKSVPDGITVMGSPAEPNNEFRRARAALKKLANDVE; translated from the coding sequence ATGGATATGAGTGCCAAGAACGATGTTGTGCGAGCATTGCCACATGCTAGGGCTATCCGGGATGCGGCGTGGCCAGCAGGAGTTATCGTTGGCGATGCCGACCGGGTAAGCAATTCAGCCAGTGGGCTGGGTACATTAGAACCCAAATGCCTCAGTTTCGTATCCCGACCACTGACTGAAGCAGAAGTTGCGTCTGCTGGAAGTCGGTTTGACGACGTGACCCTCGTTTGCGAAGAGGCTGCAGTCGAAGCACTCCAGACGCTACCCAACGCGACGTTGATCGTGGTGGCCAATGCGCGGTTGGCATTCATACGTGCCGTAGAGCGCTTCTTCGCGCCGAAACGGGTGAAAGCTGGCATTCACCCTGCGGCGGCAATCGACGATAGCGCCAAAATCGATCCGACAGCGGCGATTGGCCCTTTCTGTTGGGTCGGGCCGGGTTGTGTCATCGGTCCTGATTGCGTGCTTGGACCTAGTGTTTCGCTGATCGAGGATATCGTGCTGGGCGCTCGCGTAGTGATTGCCGGTGGGACGGTCGTCGGCGCGGACGGCTTCGGTTTCGAGCGTAATGAAGCCAACATATTGGAGAAATTTCCTCACCTCAGTGGTGTCGTGATCGAGGACGACGTCGAAATCGGAGCGAACAACACCATTGACCGAGGCACGCTCAATCCGACAAGAATCGGAGCGCGTACCAAATTCGATGACCAGGTTCATGTGGCGCATAACGTCGTTATCGGCACGGACGTGGCGATCGCTGCACAGGCAATGATCGCCGGCAGCGTCAAGATTGGGAACCGTGCCTGGATCGGCCCGTCGGCGATGATCATGAACAAGGTAACGATCGGTGCGGATGTCACGGTCGGCCTAGGTGCTGTCGTCATAAAATCCGTGCCGGACGGTATCACCGTCATGGGATCACCAGCGGAACCCAATAATGAATTCCGCCGCGCCCGAGCCGCGTTGAAGAAGCTGGCGAACGATGTCGAATAG
- a CDS encoding polysaccharide biosynthesis protein, producing MFDDKTLLITGGTGSFGNAVLRRFLNSGLREIRIFSRDEKKQDDMRKLYNSARVKFYLGDVRDERSVGPAMRGVDYVFHAAALKQVPSCEFHPMQAVRTNVLGTENVLSAAIAAGVERVVCLSTDKAVYPINAMGISKAMMEKVMIASSRNLEGTGTTICGTRYGNVMASRGSVIPLFVDQMLAGRPITITDGDMTRFMMTLEDAVELVMFAFEHGCNGDIFVQKAPAATVDTLVAAMKDLLGRSAHEVRTIGTRHGEKLFESLLSREERAVADDMGDYFRVPPDGRDLNYDKFVDQGEERLSHGEEYNSHNTKRLDIEEMKTLLLKLPMIHRIMKGEPLAEDSYA from the coding sequence ATGTTCGACGACAAGACGCTGCTCATCACCGGGGGCACCGGTTCCTTCGGCAACGCCGTGCTTCGGCGGTTTCTGAATTCGGGACTACGCGAAATCCGCATTTTCAGCCGCGACGAGAAGAAACAGGACGACATGCGCAAGCTATACAATAGCGCGCGGGTCAAATTCTATCTGGGCGACGTCCGCGACGAACGCAGCGTTGGTCCGGCGATGCGTGGCGTCGACTACGTCTTTCATGCTGCCGCACTGAAGCAGGTGCCTTCCTGCGAATTCCATCCAATGCAGGCGGTGCGTACCAATGTGCTTGGCACCGAGAATGTCCTGTCGGCGGCGATCGCGGCGGGGGTCGAGCGTGTCGTATGCCTGTCGACCGACAAGGCGGTCTATCCGATCAACGCTATGGGTATCAGCAAAGCGATGATGGAAAAGGTCATGATTGCCTCGTCACGCAACCTTGAAGGCACCGGAACGACCATTTGCGGTACACGCTATGGCAACGTGATGGCGTCGCGCGGATCGGTGATCCCGCTGTTCGTCGACCAGATGCTGGCCGGTCGTCCAATCACCATCACCGATGGCGACATGACGCGTTTCATGATGACGCTGGAAGATGCGGTCGAGCTGGTTATGTTCGCGTTCGAGCATGGTTGCAACGGCGACATCTTCGTTCAGAAGGCACCGGCGGCGACCGTCGACACGCTGGTTGCGGCGATGAAGGACCTGCTGGGTCGGAGCGCGCACGAAGTTCGTACCATCGGCACCCGTCACGGCGAAAAACTGTTCGAAAGCCTGCTGAGCCGCGAGGAGCGTGCCGTCGCCGACGACATGGGCGACTATTTCCGCGTTCCGCCGGATGGCCGTGATCTGAACTACGACAAGTTTGTCGACCAGGGCGAAGAGCGGCTGAGCCATGGCGAGGAGTATAATTCGCACAATACCAAGCGTCTCGATATTGAGGAGATGAAGACGCTGCTGCTCAAGCTGCCGATGATCCACCGCATCATGAAGGGCGAGCCGCTTGCCGAGGATTCCTACGCATGA
- a CDS encoding AglZ/HisF2 family acetamidino modification protein — MLRPRIIPCLLIHEGGLVKTVGFKDPKYVGDPVNAVKIFNEKESDELIVLDIDATVNGVEPDYAVIAHLAAECRMPLCYGGGVRTAAQAKRIIGLGVEKVAISAAAIERPELIAEIAAEVGRQSVVVILDVRRKMLGSYEVRTHNGKRAHKPDPVAFAQESVRLGAGEIVINSIDLDGTMKGYDLKLARRVRDAVTVPVTFLGGAGSLADMEALIREVGVVGASAGSLFVFKGTYRAVLINYPNPDTKEQLVRAALTA, encoded by the coding sequence ATGCTGCGTCCTCGTATCATTCCCTGTTTGCTAATCCACGAAGGTGGATTGGTAAAAACCGTCGGCTTCAAGGATCCGAAATATGTCGGCGATCCCGTAAACGCGGTAAAGATCTTCAACGAGAAGGAGAGCGACGAACTCATCGTTCTCGACATCGATGCGACCGTCAACGGCGTCGAACCCGACTATGCCGTCATTGCACACCTAGCCGCCGAATGCCGGATGCCGCTATGCTATGGTGGCGGGGTGCGGACCGCAGCGCAGGCTAAGCGAATCATCGGCTTGGGCGTGGAAAAGGTCGCGATCAGTGCCGCGGCGATCGAACGCCCGGAACTGATCGCCGAAATCGCGGCCGAGGTCGGACGGCAGAGCGTCGTCGTGATCCTCGATGTGCGACGCAAGATGCTAGGCAGCTACGAAGTTCGGACGCATAACGGCAAGCGGGCGCACAAGCCCGACCCGGTTGCCTTCGCACAGGAGTCAGTTCGGCTCGGCGCCGGGGAGATCGTCATCAATTCGATCGATCTCGACGGCACGATGAAGGGCTATGACCTGAAACTCGCCCGCCGTGTTCGCGACGCCGTGACGGTGCCTGTGACGTTCCTCGGCGGGGCCGGCTCGCTTGCCGATATGGAGGCGCTGATCCGCGAAGTCGGCGTGGTCGGGGCGTCGGCGGGAAGCCTGTTCGTCTTCAAGGGCACCTACCGTGCGGTGCTCATCAATTATCCCAATCCGGATACCAAGGAACAGTTGGTGCGCGCCGCGCTCACCGCCTGA
- a CDS encoding polysaccharide biosynthesis/export family protein, whose translation MVGRQLYLLPVNIYSLPAYPVWTVSTRMRKIISLILVVLAVSGCARREPLITTPRLTVIENSSVLPAPERQDLTAGDRPALIGPLDTIEVDVFNVPDLSREMQVDAGGKISMPLVSTIDVRGKTAEEVASAIESALRGRYVRNPQVTVNIKSSVSQVVTIDGQVVEPGLYPVTNQMTLMRAIASAKGMSEFARQEEVVILRTVEGRKMAGLYNVAAIRRGAYDDPPVYANDVIVVGDSPQRRMFRDFVSLSPLLAAPLVAILQ comes from the coding sequence GTGGTAGGACGTCAGCTTTACCTGCTGCCAGTCAACATCTATAGCCTGCCGGCCTATCCTGTCTGGACTGTTTCCACGCGCATGCGAAAAATCATTTCTCTCATCCTGGTGGTGCTTGCGGTATCCGGCTGCGCCCGCCGGGAGCCTTTAATCACCACACCGCGGCTGACCGTTATCGAGAACAGTTCGGTCTTACCGGCGCCGGAAAGGCAGGACCTGACTGCCGGGGATCGTCCGGCATTGATCGGGCCACTCGACACCATCGAAGTCGATGTGTTCAATGTGCCTGACCTGAGCCGGGAAATGCAAGTCGATGCGGGCGGCAAGATTTCAATGCCGCTGGTTAGTACTATCGACGTACGAGGCAAGACCGCTGAAGAGGTGGCGAGCGCGATCGAAAGTGCGCTGCGTGGACGTTATGTCCGCAATCCGCAGGTCACCGTCAATATCAAGAGTTCCGTGAGTCAGGTTGTTACGATCGATGGGCAGGTTGTGGAGCCCGGTCTGTATCCGGTTACCAACCAGATGACGCTGATGCGGGCTATCGCATCGGCCAAGGGTATGTCCGAATTCGCCCGGCAGGAGGAAGTTGTCATCCTGCGCACGGTAGAGGGGCGCAAAATGGCAGGTCTTTACAATGTCGCGGCGATCCGTCGCGGCGCATATGACGACCCCCCGGTTTATGCCAATGATGTGATCGTTGTCGGCGATTCGCCTCAGCGCCGCATGTTCCGCGACTTCGTATCGCTATCCCCACTGCTTGCTGCGCCGCTCGTCGCAATCCTACAGTAA
- a CDS encoding glycosyltransferase family 4 protein: MRILIVSQYFWPENFRINDLVEELSRRGHEVTVLTGRPNYPEGRVFLTYRANPQDYAKLGEVPVIRVPMLARGSSSIQLLLNYLSFAISATVLGMWKLRGRRFDAIFVFQISPITAALPAIALRRLKRAPLLMWVLDLWPDTLEAVGVVRSPRLLGLVGQLVRFVYDRCDRILVQSRAFTNKVAVLARGAERIRYFPGWAESLFIDGDAVPEQAPELAAYANDFKILFAGNIGEAQDFPSILDAVDALRDTPNLRWLIVGDGRAAGQVREEINRRGLQDKIILLGRFPLERMPSFFAGADALLVALRKEPIWSMTIPGKVQSYLAAGKPLLAMLDGEGSRVIEEAGAGLVASAGEGQALAAQVRHLMSLNADDRAAMGRNGTSYGRREFGRQQMVDALESWIAECHATSPRASTTARR, from the coding sequence ATGCGCATTCTGATCGTCAGCCAATATTTCTGGCCAGAAAACTTCCGAATCAATGATCTGGTCGAAGAACTGTCGCGTCGTGGGCACGAGGTTACGGTGTTGACCGGTAGGCCCAATTATCCTGAAGGTCGCGTCTTCCTTACGTATCGCGCCAATCCGCAAGACTATGCGAAGCTAGGTGAAGTGCCGGTGATCCGGGTGCCGATGCTGGCGCGTGGTTCTTCCAGCATACAGTTGCTGCTGAATTACCTCAGTTTCGCCATCAGCGCGACCGTACTGGGTATGTGGAAACTGCGCGGGCGGCGTTTCGACGCGATCTTCGTCTTTCAGATCTCTCCCATCACTGCAGCGTTGCCAGCGATCGCGCTGCGCCGGCTCAAACGCGCGCCGCTATTGATGTGGGTACTCGACCTGTGGCCGGATACGCTGGAAGCGGTCGGAGTTGTTCGTTCACCCCGGCTGCTGGGACTGGTCGGGCAGCTAGTACGCTTTGTCTATGATCGATGCGACCGTATCCTCGTTCAGTCACGCGCCTTTACCAACAAGGTAGCAGTGCTGGCACGGGGGGCAGAGCGGATCCGTTATTTTCCTGGTTGGGCGGAAAGCCTGTTCATCGACGGCGATGCGGTACCTGAGCAGGCGCCCGAACTCGCTGCCTATGCGAATGATTTCAAAATATTGTTTGCTGGCAATATCGGTGAGGCGCAGGATTTCCCTTCGATCCTGGATGCAGTCGACGCGTTGCGCGATACGCCGAATTTGCGCTGGTTGATCGTAGGCGATGGTCGTGCGGCTGGCCAGGTCCGAGAAGAGATCAACCGGCGTGGATTGCAGGATAAGATCATCCTGCTCGGTCGTTTCCCGCTGGAGCGAATGCCGTCTTTCTTCGCTGGTGCTGACGCACTGCTGGTTGCGCTGCGCAAGGAGCCGATCTGGAGCATGACCATCCCCGGGAAGGTGCAAAGCTATCTGGCTGCGGGAAAGCCGTTGCTGGCCATGCTGGATGGTGAAGGCAGCCGTGTGATCGAGGAAGCAGGCGCCGGACTGGTCGCTTCGGCAGGAGAAGGGCAGGCACTTGCCGCACAAGTGCGCCATCTGATGTCGCTGAATGCGGACGATCGCGCTGCGATGGGACGCAATGGTACGAGCTACGGTCGCCGCGAATTCGGTCGGCAGCAAATGGTGGATGCCTTGGAGAGCTGGATCGCGGAATGCCACGCTACATCGCCGCGTGCGTCGACGACGGCAAGGCGCTAG
- the wbjC gene encoding UDP-2-acetamido-2,6-beta-L-arabino-hexul-4-ose reductase, with translation MKVLVTGARGFVGRNLTVRLGELGHQVLAIGREDDDVAWTEATQNAETVVHLAGENRPVDPSGFETGNVGLTRKLVALMQATGNTAPILYASSTQAANDNVYGRSKANAERLLLDHAAATGGRVAVFRLPNVFGKWTRPDYNSAVATFCHRIARGKAIEIHDQAAPLRLVYVDDVVDAFVALLPGNFATGFHDVAPVYQTTVGEVADIIRSFPQSRNTLTTPRVGTGLVRALYSTYLSYLPADAFHYDVPIHADPRGRFVEMLKTTDSGQFSYFTAGPGITRGDHYHHSKVEKFLVISGKAHFGFRQIQTGERHEIVVEGSQGRIVETIPGWTHNITNIGSGELVVMLWANEIFDRDRPDTVAMKV, from the coding sequence ATGAAGGTGCTGGTCACCGGTGCACGCGGCTTTGTCGGGCGGAACCTGACGGTCCGCCTGGGTGAACTCGGCCACCAAGTGTTGGCGATCGGGCGGGAAGACGATGACGTGGCTTGGACCGAGGCCACGCAGAATGCCGAAACGGTCGTCCATTTGGCGGGTGAGAACCGTCCTGTCGACCCGTCCGGCTTCGAGACCGGGAATGTCGGACTGACGCGCAAGCTCGTCGCCCTGATGCAGGCGACAGGCAATACCGCACCCATCCTCTATGCCTCGTCGACGCAGGCTGCCAACGACAATGTCTATGGCCGCAGCAAGGCGAATGCCGAACGGCTGTTGCTCGATCATGCTGCTGCGACGGGCGGGCGGGTAGCCGTTTTTCGTTTGCCCAACGTATTCGGCAAATGGACGCGACCCGATTACAACTCGGCGGTCGCAACCTTCTGCCACCGTATCGCGCGTGGCAAGGCGATCGAGATACACGATCAGGCAGCACCGCTGCGGCTCGTCTATGTCGATGACGTCGTCGATGCCTTTGTCGCGTTGTTGCCGGGCAATTTCGCGACCGGGTTTCACGATGTGGCGCCGGTCTATCAGACGACGGTGGGCGAGGTCGCGGACATCATCCGGAGTTTCCCGCAAAGCCGGAATACGCTGACCACCCCGCGTGTCGGCACCGGTCTCGTCCGTGCGCTCTATTCGACCTATCTCAGCTATCTGCCGGCCGATGCGTTTCACTACGACGTACCGATCCACGCGGACCCGCGCGGTCGGTTCGTTGAGATGCTGAAGACGACGGACAGCGGACAGTTTTCCTACTTCACGGCCGGTCCCGGAATTACGCGTGGGGACCATTACCATCACAGCAAGGTCGAAAAATTCCTCGTCATTTCCGGCAAGGCGCATTTCGGGTTTCGCCAGATCCAGACTGGCGAGCGCCACGAAATCGTGGTTGAAGGCAGCCAGGGGCGTATCGTCGAGACGATACCAGGCTGGACCCACAACATCACCAATATCGGTAGCGGCGAGTTGGTTGTCATGCTCTGGGCCAACGAAATCTTCGATCGCGATCGCCCTGACACCGTCGCCATGAAGGTCTGA
- a CDS encoding N-acetyl sugar amidotransferase, which yields MTNPQSLRPYQICANCIMDTSDSGIAFDERGWCDYCNNYHDNIVPNWHPDERGEREIMAQVEQIKRDGKGRDHDCLIGLSGGVDSSYVTYIAKEKFGLRPLLYHVDAGWNSQQAVNNIEKLVDGLDLDLFTEVVDWPEMRDLQLAFFKANVPHLDTPQDHAFFAGLYNFAAKSNVKYILTGANYSTECVREPLEWHYHASDLRQLKDIHRRFGTRPLKKFPLAGVFRFKIWYRFAKGVRVVKPLNSIPFHKEEAMQELVDKFGWQKYAHKHYESRFTRFYESYWLPTKFGYDKRRAHFSSLILTGQLSRSEALEKIAVPAYDPNSIAEDFEYIATKLGITVEELRALHDGPKKTFRDYKNDMALMDLGAKVLRAAGIQRAIIR from the coding sequence ATGACGAACCCCCAGTCACTGCGCCCCTATCAGATCTGCGCGAACTGCATCATGGACACTAGCGATTCCGGCATCGCGTTCGACGAGCGGGGTTGGTGTGACTATTGTAACAACTATCACGACAATATCGTCCCCAACTGGCACCCCGACGAACGGGGCGAGCGCGAGATCATGGCGCAGGTCGAGCAGATCAAGCGCGACGGCAAGGGGCGCGACCATGATTGCCTGATCGGATTGAGCGGCGGTGTTGACAGCAGCTACGTGACCTACATCGCCAAGGAGAAGTTCGGGCTACGCCCGCTGCTCTATCATGTCGACGCGGGGTGGAACTCGCAGCAAGCGGTCAACAATATCGAAAAGCTGGTTGACGGCCTTGACCTCGACCTGTTCACCGAGGTGGTGGACTGGCCGGAAATGCGCGACCTGCAACTCGCGTTCTTCAAGGCGAACGTACCACATCTTGATACACCACAGGACCATGCGTTCTTCGCGGGGCTTTATAATTTTGCTGCCAAGAGCAACGTCAAGTACATCCTGACCGGTGCAAATTACTCCACGGAATGCGTTCGGGAGCCGCTGGAGTGGCATTATCATGCCTCTGATCTTCGTCAGCTCAAGGATATACATCGTCGTTTCGGAACTCGGCCGTTGAAGAAGTTCCCCTTGGCAGGAGTCTTCCGTTTCAAGATCTGGTACCGTTTTGCCAAGGGTGTCCGCGTTGTGAAGCCGCTCAACTCCATCCCCTTCCACAAGGAAGAAGCGATGCAGGAGTTGGTCGACAAGTTCGGTTGGCAGAAATACGCACATAAACATTATGAATCCCGCTTCACGCGCTTTTATGAAAGCTACTGGTTGCCAACCAAGTTCGGCTACGACAAGCGGCGTGCGCATTTCTCGAGCCTGATCCTGACCGGGCAGTTGAGCCGGAGCGAGGCGCTCGAGAAGATTGCGGTTCCGGCCTATGATCCGAACTCGATCGCCGAGGACTTTGAGTACATCGCCACCAAGCTCGGCATCACTGTCGAGGAGCTGCGCGCGCTTCACGACGGACCCAAGAAGACGTTCCGCGATTATAAGAACGACATGGCGTTGATGGACTTGGGCGCGAAGGTGCTGCGGGCGGCTGGTATCCAGCGGGCGATCATCCGTTGA
- the wecB gene encoding non-hydrolyzing UDP-N-acetylglucosamine 2-epimerase, which produces MKKLKVMTVVGTRPEIIRLSRVLAALDATCEHVLVHTGQNYDYELSQVFFEDLGIRKPDRFLDAAKGSPSATIGNILIVMDDVLVAEKPDALLVLGDTNSCLSVIPAKRRRIPIFHMEAGNRCFDARVPEETNRRIVDHTADVNLTYSDIAREYLLAEGLPADRVIKTGSPMFEVLHHYMGRIDASDVLDRMGLTAGEYFVVSAHREENIESDRTFFRLVDIINDLAETHGRPVIVSTHPRTKNRIEVAGVTFHEQVRLGKPLGFHDYVRLQKSARVVLSDSGTITEESSILNFPAINLREAHERPEGMEEATVMMTGLSIERVRQAMAILEGQTRGEDRKLRLVADYSMPNVSDKVVRILHSYTDYVRRVVWREYD; this is translated from the coding sequence ATGAAGAAACTCAAGGTCATGACGGTGGTCGGCACCCGGCCGGAAATCATCCGCCTGTCGCGCGTGCTGGCAGCGCTGGACGCGACGTGCGAGCATGTGCTGGTTCATACCGGTCAGAATTACGATTACGAACTGAGTCAAGTATTTTTCGAGGATCTGGGCATTCGCAAGCCCGACCGCTTTTTAGATGCTGCGAAAGGCAGTCCGTCGGCGACGATCGGTAACATCCTAATCGTGATGGATGACGTACTGGTCGCCGAGAAGCCCGATGCGCTACTCGTGTTGGGTGACACCAATAGCTGTCTCTCGGTGATCCCTGCCAAGCGTCGCCGCATCCCGATTTTTCACATGGAAGCCGGCAATCGCTGCTTCGATGCGCGGGTGCCGGAGGAAACCAATCGTCGGATCGTCGACCATACGGCCGATGTAAACCTAACCTACAGTGATATCGCGCGCGAATATCTCTTGGCGGAAGGGTTGCCGGCCGACCGCGTCATCAAGACCGGCAGCCCGATGTTCGAGGTTCTGCACCATTATATGGGTCGAATCGACGCGTCCGACGTGCTTGATCGTATGGGGCTGACGGCAGGCGAATATTTCGTCGTCAGCGCACACCGGGAGGAGAATATCGAGTCCGACCGGACGTTCTTCCGACTGGTCGATATCATCAACGACCTTGCGGAAACGCATGGCCGCCCGGTGATCGTATCGACGCATCCGCGGACGAAGAACCGTATCGAGGTCGCCGGCGTGACGTTTCACGAACAGGTTCGCCTCGGCAAGCCGCTGGGTTTCCACGACTATGTCCGGCTGCAAAAATCGGCAAGGGTCGTTCTGTCCGACAGCGGCACGATCACCGAGGAATCGTCGATCCTGAACTTTCCGGCGATCAACCTTCGCGAGGCGCATGAGCGGCCCGAGGGGATGGAAGAGGCGACGGTCATGATGACCGGGTTGAGCATTGAGCGCGTGCGACAGGCGATGGCCATTCTCGAGGGGCAGACGCGGGGTGAAGATCGCAAGCTGCGCCTCGTGGCAGACTATTCGATGCCGAATGTTTCGGACAAGGTTGTGCGCATCCTGCACAGCTACACCGATTACGTGCGTCGCGTAGTGTGGCGCGAATACGACTGA
- a CDS encoding O-antigen ligase family protein codes for MTLLATLWLAGGASRGDVLGQVVVRAVAWSMLLLFFLFGERTSPVSRPVLLLAGAGLAMVLMQLIPLPPALWQTLPGRVLLSQAAVVAGEPQPWRSMSIVPGSTVNAAYSLVVPFAILLIVSGLSEAERRWLPGVVLILVVLSSLIALVQFAGVTINNPLVNDSVGKVSGTFANRNHFAVLIAFGCVIAPAWAFSANRAAGWRAPVSIGLILLFALTILASGSRAGILVGFLAIVLGLMSARSGIRRTLGRYPRWVSLALVAGILVATISTVLLSVVAGRAISIDRVLVDEAGQDMRIRGLPVIWTMIGSYFPWGSGLGAFEPVFRMNEPFQLLKPTYFNHAHNDWLEIITDAGLPGLVLLAVAVAWWIWASFQTWWTLPQRQDAAPRLGSAMLLVVMVASIFDYPARTPMIMGMVTLAAIWLSERGRTSALPAASQHL; via the coding sequence ATGACGCTTCTTGCTACGTTGTGGCTTGCCGGAGGTGCGTCGCGTGGCGACGTGCTGGGACAGGTCGTGGTGCGGGCGGTCGCGTGGAGCATGTTGCTCCTCTTTTTTCTGTTCGGCGAGCGGACATCGCCAGTATCGCGACCAGTTTTGCTGCTGGCAGGGGCAGGATTGGCTATGGTGCTCATGCAACTGATCCCCTTGCCGCCGGCATTGTGGCAGACATTACCGGGACGGGTCCTGTTGTCGCAGGCGGCGGTGGTCGCCGGAGAGCCGCAGCCATGGCGCTCGATGTCGATCGTACCGGGCTCAACGGTTAATGCCGCGTATTCACTGGTAGTGCCATTCGCCATATTGCTGATCGTATCGGGGTTGAGCGAAGCCGAGCGGCGTTGGCTGCCTGGGGTGGTATTGATACTGGTCGTCTTGTCCAGCCTGATTGCGTTGGTCCAGTTTGCCGGCGTCACGATTAACAATCCCCTGGTGAATGACTCCGTAGGCAAGGTCAGTGGGACCTTCGCCAATCGCAACCATTTCGCGGTTCTGATCGCATTTGGCTGCGTGATCGCACCGGCATGGGCCTTTTCAGCCAATCGGGCGGCGGGATGGCGGGCGCCGGTTTCCATTGGGCTGATTTTGTTGTTCGCGCTGACTATCCTGGCAAGCGGTTCGCGAGCGGGTATCCTTGTCGGTTTCTTGGCGATCGTGCTAGGTCTGATGTCGGCGCGTTCGGGCATCCGCCGTACGTTGGGACGGTATCCGCGCTGGGTGAGTTTGGCCTTGGTCGCCGGTATCCTTGTTGCGACCATCAGTACGGTATTGCTCAGCGTTGTCGCCGGACGCGCTATTTCTATCGATCGCGTGCTGGTGGACGAGGCAGGGCAGGATATGCGAATTCGCGGTCTGCCGGTCATATGGACGATGATAGGCAGCTATTTTCCGTGGGGCTCCGGTCTTGGCGCGTTCGAACCGGTGTTTCGAATGAACGAGCCTTTCCAACTACTCAAACCGACTTATTTCAACCACGCTCACAACGACTGGCTCGAGATCATAACCGATGCCGGATTGCCCGGTCTCGTGTTACTGGCAGTGGCGGTCGCGTGGTGGATATGGGCAAGCTTCCAGACTTGGTGGACCCTGCCACAGCGTCAGGATGCGGCACCGCGTCTGGGCAGTGCCATGCTGCTGGTGGTAATGGTCGCAAGCATATTCGATTATCCGGCGCGCACGCCGATGATCATGGGGATGGTCACGCTCGCTGCGATCTGGCTGTCGGAACGTGGTAGGACGTCAGCTTTACCTGCTGCCAGTCAACATCTATAG
- the hisH gene encoding imidazole glycerol phosphate synthase subunit HisH → MISIVDYGLGNIGAFLNMYKRLNVPAKPVRTADELADATRIVLPGVGAFDHAMELLDASGMRQTLDRKVMQDKVPVVGICVGMQILADTSEEGRGRGLGWVPGIVRHFRSMPTPDNLPLPHMGWNDVTPANDDGLFRGLERDARFYFLHSFYYDTADPADSAATSVYGGEFACAVRRDNVWGVQFHPEKSHHFGAMLLRNFSEL, encoded by the coding sequence TTGATTTCGATCGTCGACTACGGATTGGGGAACATCGGCGCGTTCCTCAACATGTACAAGCGGCTGAACGTGCCGGCCAAGCCGGTGCGAACCGCGGACGAACTCGCCGACGCCACGCGGATCGTGCTGCCCGGCGTCGGTGCGTTTGACCATGCGATGGAACTGCTCGACGCCTCCGGGATGCGCCAGACGCTCGATCGCAAGGTGATGCAGGACAAGGTGCCAGTCGTCGGCATCTGCGTAGGCATGCAGATCTTGGCGGACACCAGCGAGGAAGGGCGCGGGCGCGGCTTGGGCTGGGTTCCCGGCATCGTTCGTCATTTCCGCTCGATGCCGACACCCGATAACCTGCCTCTGCCGCATATGGGGTGGAACGACGTGACGCCGGCGAACGATGACGGGCTGTTCCGAGGGCTGGAGCGCGACGCGCGTTTCTATTTCCTTCACTCTTTCTATTACGATACGGCCGATCCTGCTGATAGCGCTGCGACGTCGGTCTATGGCGGCGAGTTCGCCTGCGCGGTCAGGCGCGACAATGTCTGGGGTGTGCAGTTCCATCCGGAAAAGAGTCACCATTTCGGTGCAATGCTGCTCAGAAATTTTTCGGAACTGTGA